A single window of Salvia splendens isolate huo1 chromosome 8, SspV2, whole genome shotgun sequence DNA harbors:
- the LOC121745933 gene encoding uncharacterized protein LOC121745933 yields the protein MENEVVQVLDPDQEQQGQWQGQSGWHRPTLALTSQQKNLIAQFLLQRSSAGVLPRGSCAEAANKFNIHKRTAERIWHISKQQMDRGEPVMMQGKVKGYQHKDKLMLDEDKFRNLSMLERSTIRKVASKMEVSKTTIGRFLKRNQLKPHTSAIKPTLTETNKIARIKWCLSHIQPTLAEGKLLYHSMHNIVHIDEKWFYMTKTSDRYYLLPDEDVPYRSCKSKRFITKVMFMAAVSRPLCGPDGDIIFDGKIGLFPFTEQIPAQRSSKNRPKGTMETKPIQSITKEVMTTCLINQIIPSIKAKWPANASKKIFIQQDNAKPHLRAADHQFEALASTDGFEFHLISQPPNSPDTNVLDLGYFRAIQSLQDDKMATSVDDLLRNVFNSFEELSPQTLNRVFITLQSCLTAILQVHGKNDYKIPHMNKNRLERTEGLPLQLQVEEGLVRESLEYLKLPENNTGDSYDIGRLNHALGY from the exons ATGGAGAATGAGGTGGTCCAAGTGTTGGACCCTGATCAGGAGCAGCAGGGGCAGTGGCAGGGGCAGTCCGGATGGCATCGGCCTACATTAGCCTTGACTAGCCAACAAAAAAACCTCATTGCACAGTTTCTTCTACAGCGAAGTAGTGCTGGAGTGCTGCCAAGAGGTTCTTGTGCAGAGGCTGCCAATAAATTCAACATCCACAAAAGGACAGCAGAGAGAATATGGCACATCAGTAAGCAGCAGATGGACAGAGGGGAACCTGTCATGATGCAAGGCAAAGTAAAAggttatcaacacaaagacaaacTCATGTTAGATGAAGACAAGTTTAGAAACCTGTCCATGCTTGAGAGATCAACCATAAGGAAGGTTGCTTCTAAGATGGAAGTAAGCAAGACAACAATTGGTAGATTTCTTAAGAGGAATCAATTGAAACCTCATACAAGTGCTATCAAGCCTACACTTACTGAAACCAACAAAATTGCAAGGATAAAATGGTGTCTTTCTCATATTCAGCCAACACTCGCTGAAGGTAAACTTCTTTACCATTCAATGCACAACATTGTCCATATTGACGAGAAATGGTTCTACATGACAAAGACATCAGATAGATACTACCTGTTGCCGGATGAAGATGTGCCATACAGGTCCTGTAAGTCCAAGAGATTCATCACTAAAGTGATGTTCATGGCTGCTGTGAGTAGGCCACTATGTGGGCCTGATGGAGACATCATATTCGATGGTAAAATAGGGTTATTTCCATTCACAGAACAGATACCAGCCCAAAGAAGTTCAAAGAACAGGCCAAAAGGGACAATGGAGACAAAGCCAATTCAGTCAATTACCAAGGAAGTCATGACAACTTGTCTCATAAACCAG ATTATACCATCAATCAAAGCCAAATGGCCAGCCAATGCAAGCAAGAAGATTTTCATACAGCAAGATAATGCCAAACCTCACCTTAGAGCAGCTGATCATCAATTTGAGGCACTTGCAAGTACTGATGGATTTGAATTCCATCTAATTAGCCAACCACCCAACTCCCCAGACACAAATGTGTTAGACCTCGGGTATTTCAGGGCAATACAGTCACTACAAGATGACAAGATGGCCACAAGTGTTGATGATTTGCTTAGGAATGTGTTTAACTCATTTGAAGAACTCTCACCACAGACCCTGAATAGAGTTTTCATCACTTTGCAAAGCTGTTTGACAGCAATATTACAAGTGCATGGGAAGAATGATTATAAGATCCCTCATATGAACAAGAACAGGTTGGAAAGAACAGAGGGGTTGCCTTTACAACTTCaggttgaagaaggattggTGAGAGAGAGCTTGGAGTATCTAAAGCTGCCTGAAAACAACACTGGGGACTCATATGACATAGGGCGGCTTAACCATGCTTTAGGGTACTAG